One genomic window of Manihot esculenta cultivar AM560-2 chromosome 16, M.esculenta_v8, whole genome shotgun sequence includes the following:
- the LOC110603869 gene encoding uncharacterized protein LOC110603869 isoform X2 — MKGSMKGHEAKMPRMEDILNLPVQDPPSAEFSATHIKWVKIEGGRQECPASFRIESRRKRSEGSISKPRVDGYLEYTLYWCSYGPEDYRDSESGIGDVSNIRPATGKGSRPGRRHMMRGCLCHFTVKRLYTRPFLALIIYNQRKHVDKTGAPCHGILDLDAVGTRAMYAPRISEELRQKVMFMLYVGISLDNIVQHHAEVVQGHGGPHNRDDFLTRNDVRNMERVVRNSSHKLHANDDCSVKMWVQRHQKYVFFHQDDSNADPFILGIQTDWQLQQMLRYGNGGSVASHSTFGLKKLKYPVCTLLVFDSSQNAIPVAWVITSSLVSQDIHKWFGSLAEKIQTKDPRWRPSAFLVDDPSLDISVIREAFHCRVLLCTWRVRRAWIRSLLKKCCNIDVQREMFKHLGWILYSTRSGPNAVDAIEEFMQVYIDQSVFMDYFKRRWLPYIELWVNSVRSLPVAGTEPLAAIESYHIRLKSKLFDEQHANSWMRIDWLIHTLTTEFHSSYWLDQYSEESGYFANIRDKSFLTNAWHQALHISDIDVMLDVQNLLLAKVISQTDRSLAYTVWNPGTEFSLCDCPCSRLGNLCKHVIKVAILCKNRQVARPLLAVQVYRQALLTLLQNPPDDPLVLDHAILHVTHLQHDIKGLEDLSNNGLLQPVPSEVNRQLGENLLFPRFL; from the exons ATGAAAGGAAGCATGAAGGGCCATGAAGCcaag ATGCCAAGAATGGAGGATATTCTTAATCTTCCAGTGCAAGATCCACCTTCTGCAGAGTTTTCTGCAACCCATATAAAGTGGGTGAAAATAGAAGGTGGTCGTCAAG AATGCCCTGCCAGTTTCCGCATTGAGTCAAGGAGGAAGAGATCTGAAGGGAGCATCAGCAAACCAAGAGTTGATGGCTATCTTGAATATACATT ATATTGGTGTTCATATGGTCCTGAAGACTACCGAGATAGTGAGTCTGGTATAGGGGATGTCTCTAACATCAGACCCGCAACTGGGAAGGGGAGCAGGCCTGGAAGACGCCATATGATGAGAGGTTGCCTTTGCCATTTTACTGTAAAACGCTTATACACCCGTCCCTTCCTGGCTCTTATCATATATAATCAAAGAAAACATGTGGATAAAACAGGGGCTCCTTGCCATGGGATACTTGATCTGGATGCCGTGGGGACAAGAGCTATGTATGCACCAAGGATTTCAGAAGAATTGCGCCAGAAAGTAATGTTTATGCTTTATGTTGGAATATCTTTGGACAATATAGTACAACATCATGCTGAAGTGGTGCAGGGGCATGGTGGCCCACACAACCGTGATGATTTTCTCACTCGGAATGATGTTCGGAACATGGAAAGGGTTGTTCGTAATTCTTCACACAAATTGCATGCAAATGATGATTGCAGTGTAAAAATGTGGGTGCAGCGCCATCAGAAGTATGTCTTTTTCCACCAAGATGATTCTAATGCCGATCCATTTATTCTGGGTATACAAACAGATTGGCAGTTGCAGCAAATGCTTCGTTATGGGAATGGTGGTTCTGTAGCTTCTCATTCAACATTTGGTTTGAAGAAACTTAAG TATCCCGTGTGTACTTTACTTGTTTTTGACTCATCTCAAAATGCAATTCCGGTTGCTTGGGTAATTACCTCCTCATTGGTTAGCCAAGATATCCACAAATGGTTTGGTTCTCTAGCTGAAAAAATCCAGACCAAGGATCCCAGATGGAGGCCTAGTGCCTTTCTAGTTGATGATCCTTCCCTTGACATTTCTGTTATAAG AGAGGCTTTCCATTGTCGGGTGCTATTATGCACCTGGCGTGTTCGTCGTGCTTGGATAAGAAGCCTATTAAAGAAATGCTGCAACATTGATGTACAGCGAGAAATGTTTAAGCACTTGGGCTGGATTTTGTATTCTACAAGGAGTGGGCCAAATGCTGTGGATGCCATTGAAGAGTTCATGCAAGTATATATTGACCAGAGTGTCTTTATGGATTATTTCAAGAGGAGGTGGTTACCATATATAG AGTTGTGGGTCAACAGCGTGAGGTCTCTACCTGTGGCTGGTACAGAACCCCTGGCTGCAATTGAATCCTATCACATAAGGTTGAAATCAAAGCTTTTTGATGAGCAACATGCTAATTCCTGGATGAGGATTGACTGGTTAATCCACACTTTGACCACTGAATTTCACTCCTCGTATTGGTTAGATCAATACAGTGAAGAAAGTGGGTATTTTGCAAATATAAGGGACAAGTCTTTCTTAACTAATGCTTGGCATCAGGCTTTGCACATTTCTGACATCGATGTGATGTTGGATGTGCAAAATCTCCTACTTGCAAAAGTCATATCTCAAACTGACAGAAGTCTGGCATATACGGTTTGGAATCCTGGTACCGAATTCTCCCTATGTGACTGTCCCTGTTCAAGGCTGGGAAATCTTTGTAAGCATGTCATTAAGGTGGCCATTTTATGTAAAAATCGGCAGGTCGCAAGGCCGTTATTGGCAGTTCAAGTTTATAGGCAAGCCTTGCTTACCCTTCTGCAGAATCCCCCCGATGATCCTCTAGTTCTTGACCATGCAATTTTGCATGTAACTCATTTGCAACACGATATCAAAGGCTTGGAAGACTTGTCTAACAATGGTTTGCTCCAGCCTGTCCCTTCTGAAGTGAACCGTCAATTGGGGGAGAATTTGCTTTTTCCACGTTTTCTTTGA
- the LOC110603869 gene encoding uncharacterized protein LOC110603869 isoform X3, translating to MKGSMKGHEAKMPRMEDILNLPVQDPPSAEFSATHIKWVKIEGGRQGGDDIALIPFARVDDFVKGESSNAECPASFRIESRRKRSEGSISKPRVDGYLEYTLYWCSYGPEDYRDSESGIGDVSNIRPATGKGSRPGRRHMMRGAPCHGILDLDAVGTRAMYAPRISEELRQKVMFMLYVGISLDNIVQHHAEVVQGHGGPHNRDDFLTRNDVRNMERVVRNSSHKLHANDDCSVKMWVQRHQKYVFFHQDDSNADPFILGIQTDWQLQQMLRYGNGGSVASHSTFGLKKLKYPVCTLLVFDSSQNAIPVAWVITSSLVSQDIHKWFGSLAEKIQTKDPRWRPSAFLVDDPSLDISVIREAFHCRVLLCTWRVRRAWIRSLLKKCCNIDVQREMFKHLGWILYSTRSGPNAVDAIEEFMQVYIDQSVFMDYFKRRWLPYIELWVNSVRSLPVAGTEPLAAIESYHIRLKSKLFDEQHANSWMRIDWLIHTLTTEFHSSYWLDQYSEESGYFANIRDKSFLTNAWHQALHISDIDVMLDVQNLLLAKVISQTDRSLAYTVWNPGTEFSLCDCPCSRLGNLCKHVIKVAILCKNRQVARPLLAVQVYRQALLTLLQNPPDDPLVLDHAILHVTHLQHDIKGLEDLSNNGLLQPVPSEVNRQLGENLLFPRFL from the exons ATGAAAGGAAGCATGAAGGGCCATGAAGCcaag ATGCCAAGAATGGAGGATATTCTTAATCTTCCAGTGCAAGATCCACCTTCTGCAGAGTTTTCTGCAACCCATATAAAGTGGGTGAAAATAGAAGGTGGTCGTCAAGGTGGTGATGATATTGCTCTTATACCTTTTGCTAGAGTGGATGATTTTGTAAAAGGAGAATCTTCAAATGCAGAATGCCCTGCCAGTTTCCGCATTGAGTCAAGGAGGAAGAGATCTGAAGGGAGCATCAGCAAACCAAGAGTTGATGGCTATCTTGAATATACATT ATATTGGTGTTCATATGGTCCTGAAGACTACCGAGATAGTGAGTCTGGTATAGGGGATGTCTCTAACATCAGACCCGCAACTGGGAAGGGGAGCAGGCCTGGAAGACGCCATATGATGAGAG GGGCTCCTTGCCATGGGATACTTGATCTGGATGCCGTGGGGACAAGAGCTATGTATGCACCAAGGATTTCAGAAGAATTGCGCCAGAAAGTAATGTTTATGCTTTATGTTGGAATATCTTTGGACAATATAGTACAACATCATGCTGAAGTGGTGCAGGGGCATGGTGGCCCACACAACCGTGATGATTTTCTCACTCGGAATGATGTTCGGAACATGGAAAGGGTTGTTCGTAATTCTTCACACAAATTGCATGCAAATGATGATTGCAGTGTAAAAATGTGGGTGCAGCGCCATCAGAAGTATGTCTTTTTCCACCAAGATGATTCTAATGCCGATCCATTTATTCTGGGTATACAAACAGATTGGCAGTTGCAGCAAATGCTTCGTTATGGGAATGGTGGTTCTGTAGCTTCTCATTCAACATTTGGTTTGAAGAAACTTAAG TATCCCGTGTGTACTTTACTTGTTTTTGACTCATCTCAAAATGCAATTCCGGTTGCTTGGGTAATTACCTCCTCATTGGTTAGCCAAGATATCCACAAATGGTTTGGTTCTCTAGCTGAAAAAATCCAGACCAAGGATCCCAGATGGAGGCCTAGTGCCTTTCTAGTTGATGATCCTTCCCTTGACATTTCTGTTATAAG AGAGGCTTTCCATTGTCGGGTGCTATTATGCACCTGGCGTGTTCGTCGTGCTTGGATAAGAAGCCTATTAAAGAAATGCTGCAACATTGATGTACAGCGAGAAATGTTTAAGCACTTGGGCTGGATTTTGTATTCTACAAGGAGTGGGCCAAATGCTGTGGATGCCATTGAAGAGTTCATGCAAGTATATATTGACCAGAGTGTCTTTATGGATTATTTCAAGAGGAGGTGGTTACCATATATAG AGTTGTGGGTCAACAGCGTGAGGTCTCTACCTGTGGCTGGTACAGAACCCCTGGCTGCAATTGAATCCTATCACATAAGGTTGAAATCAAAGCTTTTTGATGAGCAACATGCTAATTCCTGGATGAGGATTGACTGGTTAATCCACACTTTGACCACTGAATTTCACTCCTCGTATTGGTTAGATCAATACAGTGAAGAAAGTGGGTATTTTGCAAATATAAGGGACAAGTCTTTCTTAACTAATGCTTGGCATCAGGCTTTGCACATTTCTGACATCGATGTGATGTTGGATGTGCAAAATCTCCTACTTGCAAAAGTCATATCTCAAACTGACAGAAGTCTGGCATATACGGTTTGGAATCCTGGTACCGAATTCTCCCTATGTGACTGTCCCTGTTCAAGGCTGGGAAATCTTTGTAAGCATGTCATTAAGGTGGCCATTTTATGTAAAAATCGGCAGGTCGCAAGGCCGTTATTGGCAGTTCAAGTTTATAGGCAAGCCTTGCTTACCCTTCTGCAGAATCCCCCCGATGATCCTCTAGTTCTTGACCATGCAATTTTGCATGTAACTCATTTGCAACACGATATCAAAGGCTTGGAAGACTTGTCTAACAATGGTTTGCTCCAGCCTGTCCCTTCTGAAGTGAACCGTCAATTGGGGGAGAATTTGCTTTTTCCACGTTTTCTTTGA
- the LOC110603869 gene encoding uncharacterized protein LOC110603869 isoform X1: MKGSMKGHEAKMPRMEDILNLPVQDPPSAEFSATHIKWVKIEGGRQGGDDIALIPFARVDDFVKGESSNAECPASFRIESRRKRSEGSISKPRVDGYLEYTLYWCSYGPEDYRDSESGIGDVSNIRPATGKGSRPGRRHMMRGCLCHFTVKRLYTRPFLALIIYNQRKHVDKTGAPCHGILDLDAVGTRAMYAPRISEELRQKVMFMLYVGISLDNIVQHHAEVVQGHGGPHNRDDFLTRNDVRNMERVVRNSSHKLHANDDCSVKMWVQRHQKYVFFHQDDSNADPFILGIQTDWQLQQMLRYGNGGSVASHSTFGLKKLKYPVCTLLVFDSSQNAIPVAWVITSSLVSQDIHKWFGSLAEKIQTKDPRWRPSAFLVDDPSLDISVIREAFHCRVLLCTWRVRRAWIRSLLKKCCNIDVQREMFKHLGWILYSTRSGPNAVDAIEEFMQVYIDQSVFMDYFKRRWLPYIELWVNSVRSLPVAGTEPLAAIESYHIRLKSKLFDEQHANSWMRIDWLIHTLTTEFHSSYWLDQYSEESGYFANIRDKSFLTNAWHQALHISDIDVMLDVQNLLLAKVISQTDRSLAYTVWNPGTEFSLCDCPCSRLGNLCKHVIKVAILCKNRQVARPLLAVQVYRQALLTLLQNPPDDPLVLDHAILHVTHLQHDIKGLEDLSNNGLLQPVPSEVNRQLGENLLFPRFL, from the exons ATGAAAGGAAGCATGAAGGGCCATGAAGCcaag ATGCCAAGAATGGAGGATATTCTTAATCTTCCAGTGCAAGATCCACCTTCTGCAGAGTTTTCTGCAACCCATATAAAGTGGGTGAAAATAGAAGGTGGTCGTCAAGGTGGTGATGATATTGCTCTTATACCTTTTGCTAGAGTGGATGATTTTGTAAAAGGAGAATCTTCAAATGCAGAATGCCCTGCCAGTTTCCGCATTGAGTCAAGGAGGAAGAGATCTGAAGGGAGCATCAGCAAACCAAGAGTTGATGGCTATCTTGAATATACATT ATATTGGTGTTCATATGGTCCTGAAGACTACCGAGATAGTGAGTCTGGTATAGGGGATGTCTCTAACATCAGACCCGCAACTGGGAAGGGGAGCAGGCCTGGAAGACGCCATATGATGAGAGGTTGCCTTTGCCATTTTACTGTAAAACGCTTATACACCCGTCCCTTCCTGGCTCTTATCATATATAATCAAAGAAAACATGTGGATAAAACAGGGGCTCCTTGCCATGGGATACTTGATCTGGATGCCGTGGGGACAAGAGCTATGTATGCACCAAGGATTTCAGAAGAATTGCGCCAGAAAGTAATGTTTATGCTTTATGTTGGAATATCTTTGGACAATATAGTACAACATCATGCTGAAGTGGTGCAGGGGCATGGTGGCCCACACAACCGTGATGATTTTCTCACTCGGAATGATGTTCGGAACATGGAAAGGGTTGTTCGTAATTCTTCACACAAATTGCATGCAAATGATGATTGCAGTGTAAAAATGTGGGTGCAGCGCCATCAGAAGTATGTCTTTTTCCACCAAGATGATTCTAATGCCGATCCATTTATTCTGGGTATACAAACAGATTGGCAGTTGCAGCAAATGCTTCGTTATGGGAATGGTGGTTCTGTAGCTTCTCATTCAACATTTGGTTTGAAGAAACTTAAG TATCCCGTGTGTACTTTACTTGTTTTTGACTCATCTCAAAATGCAATTCCGGTTGCTTGGGTAATTACCTCCTCATTGGTTAGCCAAGATATCCACAAATGGTTTGGTTCTCTAGCTGAAAAAATCCAGACCAAGGATCCCAGATGGAGGCCTAGTGCCTTTCTAGTTGATGATCCTTCCCTTGACATTTCTGTTATAAG AGAGGCTTTCCATTGTCGGGTGCTATTATGCACCTGGCGTGTTCGTCGTGCTTGGATAAGAAGCCTATTAAAGAAATGCTGCAACATTGATGTACAGCGAGAAATGTTTAAGCACTTGGGCTGGATTTTGTATTCTACAAGGAGTGGGCCAAATGCTGTGGATGCCATTGAAGAGTTCATGCAAGTATATATTGACCAGAGTGTCTTTATGGATTATTTCAAGAGGAGGTGGTTACCATATATAG AGTTGTGGGTCAACAGCGTGAGGTCTCTACCTGTGGCTGGTACAGAACCCCTGGCTGCAATTGAATCCTATCACATAAGGTTGAAATCAAAGCTTTTTGATGAGCAACATGCTAATTCCTGGATGAGGATTGACTGGTTAATCCACACTTTGACCACTGAATTTCACTCCTCGTATTGGTTAGATCAATACAGTGAAGAAAGTGGGTATTTTGCAAATATAAGGGACAAGTCTTTCTTAACTAATGCTTGGCATCAGGCTTTGCACATTTCTGACATCGATGTGATGTTGGATGTGCAAAATCTCCTACTTGCAAAAGTCATATCTCAAACTGACAGAAGTCTGGCATATACGGTTTGGAATCCTGGTACCGAATTCTCCCTATGTGACTGTCCCTGTTCAAGGCTGGGAAATCTTTGTAAGCATGTCATTAAGGTGGCCATTTTATGTAAAAATCGGCAGGTCGCAAGGCCGTTATTGGCAGTTCAAGTTTATAGGCAAGCCTTGCTTACCCTTCTGCAGAATCCCCCCGATGATCCTCTAGTTCTTGACCATGCAATTTTGCATGTAACTCATTTGCAACACGATATCAAAGGCTTGGAAGACTTGTCTAACAATGGTTTGCTCCAGCCTGTCCCTTCTGAAGTGAACCGTCAATTGGGGGAGAATTTGCTTTTTCCACGTTTTCTTTGA